A genome region from Populus alba chromosome 3, ASM523922v2, whole genome shotgun sequence includes the following:
- the LOC118037852 gene encoding uncharacterized protein, with the protein MDWFSWLSKTGLEPSLVYEYGLAFAHNELEEEDIAYFNHEFLQSMGVSIAKHRLEILKLARKEKGASSRAMARVLVAIKRTKRSLAKYVRTWVHREESALVLVPGPVYGNRWRGAMLKRNKKLMMAKQSKLLLTNGSFSNTPMISAAPALDSFSSPVTCDLNKEEKLEDDDEGYWTTGVEEFRWDTMFQNLKPT; encoded by the coding sequence ATGGATTGGTTCTCGTGGCTATCGAAAACTGGCCTGGAGCCTTCTCTTGTGTATGAATATGGCCTTGCCTTCGCTCACAATGAgcttgaagaagaagacatagcTTACTTTAACcatgaatttcttcaaagcATGGGGGTGTCAATAGCCAAACACAGGCTCGAGATCCTCAAGCTTGCAAGAAAGGAGAAGGGAGCGAGCTCACGTGCCATGGCAAGGGTTCTTGTTGCAATCAAGAGAACAAAGAGGTCTCTAGCTAAGTACGTAAGGACATGGGTTCACCGCGAGGAGTCGGCTCTTGTTCTTGTTCCCGGGCCTGTTTACGGTAACAGATGGAGAGGAGCCATGTTGAAGAGGAACAAGAAGTTGATGATGGCTAAACAAAGCAAGTTGTTGCTTACAAATGGTAGTTTTTCAAACACTCCTATGATTTCTGCTGCGCCAGCCCTTGATAGTTTTTCGAGTCCTGTGACTTGTGATCTCAACAAAGAGGAGAAGTTAGAGGACGATGACGAAGGGTATTGGACAACTGGTGTTGAAGAGTTCAGGTGGGATACCATGTTCCAGAATTTGAAACCAacatga